One region of Polynucleobacter sp. SHI8 genomic DNA includes:
- a CDS encoding UbiD family decarboxylase: protein MNKNDPLQNKQFGYVDLGQHIERLDQAGLLCRIDEPVNKDTELHPLVRWQFRGGIAEEKRKAFLFTNVVDSKGRRYDIDVVVGALAANPEIYRIGMNVANFEDIGPAWERAIANPIPPMIVDSKDAACHEMIIQGRDLEGSGNGLESIPFPISTPGFDAAPYITAACVTTRDPDTGVQNMGTYRGQIKSPTRLGMMMLANLRAGGLEHWRKYKARGEKMPVAIVIGCPPFVNFQGPQKLPIGLDELSVAGGLAGEPIRAVKGHTVDILVPAESEVVIEGFVDTEFLEPEGPFGESHGYVALEDYNTAVTVTAITRRKKATIMSIISQVTPSESSVIKKLAYEPLYLSHLKNRLSIKGIKKVTLHEALTNLRKVVFLQFARGTAKTEIWRALNGTMTLQAAIGKFVIAIDEDIDPNNIDAVLWAMSYRCDPGQDIQIVRYREMGHGPRSEYTPEIDSAMLIDATMKYPMPPLALPKKEYMENAKKLWEKLGLPELRPESPWYGYDLGDWSEQWDKNALDATKGLWMERDQDYIDRRSYDAIPNMPVKKTPNTD, encoded by the coding sequence ATGAATAAAAATGATCCCTTACAAAATAAGCAGTTTGGTTATGTTGATTTAGGACAACATATAGAACGGCTTGACCAAGCCGGTTTGCTTTGTAGAATTGATGAGCCAGTTAATAAAGATACAGAGTTACATCCATTAGTGAGATGGCAATTTCGTGGCGGTATAGCGGAAGAAAAGAGAAAGGCTTTTTTATTTACAAATGTAGTGGATAGTAAAGGCAGGCGCTATGATATTGATGTAGTCGTAGGAGCATTAGCTGCAAATCCAGAAATATATCGAATTGGCATGAATGTAGCTAATTTTGAAGATATTGGACCTGCTTGGGAGAGAGCAATTGCCAATCCCATACCGCCGATGATTGTTGATTCTAAAGATGCAGCATGTCACGAGATGATTATTCAAGGTCGAGACTTAGAGGGTTCTGGGAACGGCTTAGAGTCTATTCCTTTTCCAATTTCAACGCCAGGTTTTGATGCTGCTCCTTATATCACTGCAGCTTGTGTAACTACCCGCGATCCAGATACAGGTGTTCAGAATATGGGAACATATCGTGGGCAAATCAAATCACCTACCCGACTTGGGATGATGATGCTTGCTAATTTGAGAGCGGGTGGTTTAGAGCATTGGCGGAAATACAAAGCAAGGGGAGAGAAGATGCCAGTCGCAATTGTGATTGGCTGTCCTCCTTTCGTTAATTTCCAAGGACCACAAAAACTTCCAATCGGTTTAGATGAGCTTTCTGTTGCGGGTGGTTTGGCTGGTGAGCCTATTCGAGCGGTAAAGGGTCATACGGTAGATATTTTGGTGCCAGCCGAATCAGAAGTTGTAATAGAAGGATTCGTTGATACAGAATTTCTGGAGCCTGAGGGGCCTTTTGGTGAATCGCATGGCTATGTCGCTCTGGAGGACTACAATACCGCTGTTACAGTAACTGCCATCACTCGGCGAAAAAAAGCGACGATCATGTCCATCATCTCGCAAGTCACACCGAGTGAGTCAAGTGTTATAAAAAAATTAGCATACGAGCCTTTATACCTTAGCCATTTAAAAAACCGATTATCCATTAAAGGGATTAAAAAAGTCACGCTACACGAAGCACTTACTAATTTACGTAAAGTGGTTTTCTTACAGTTTGCAAGAGGAACTGCTAAAACTGAAATATGGCGTGCCTTAAATGGCACGATGACATTGCAGGCAGCCATTGGAAAATTTGTGATTGCGATTGATGAAGACATTGATCCGAATAACATAGACGCTGTTTTGTGGGCAATGTCCTACCGCTGTGATCCTGGGCAAGATATACAAATTGTTCGGTATAGAGAGATGGGGCATGGGCCTAGAAGCGAATATACGCCTGAGATTGATTCTGCAATGCTCATCGATGCCACGATGAAGTATCCAATGCCTCCTCTAGCGCTTCCTAAAAAAGAATATATGGAAAATGCCAAAAAGTTATGGGAAAAACTTGGTTTACCTGAATTAAGACCTGAGTCTCCTTGGTACGGATATGATCTAGGCGACTGGAGTGAGCAATGGGATAAGAATGCCCTAGACGCCACTAAGGGTTTATGGATGGAGAGAGATCAGGACTACATCGATAGGAGAAGTTACGATGCAATTCCGAACATGCCAGTAAAGAAAACCCCCAATACAGATTAA
- a CDS encoding isocitrate/isopropylmalate family dehydrogenase, translating into MKIVVIPGDGIGPETMAVCTQVLEAVSDKLHLQLQLVPEIAGHDSLKKYQATVTPELLAKVKDADGLMLGPMATFDFKDESKGEINPSKYFRKQLDLYANIRPAKTFPNIPTRMNPFDLAVVRENTEGFYADRNVESGNSEILVTPEVGIALRRITRLCCDRIAKSAFELAMTRKKHVSIIHKANVLRITDGMFMDSCYNVAKNYPEVTVDEFIVDAMMAHVVRNPERFDTIVTTNMFGDILSDLTAELSGSLGLGGSLNAGDLYAMGQAAHGSAPDIAGKDIANPFSLITSASMLLNWLGQRHQLPTYIQAAKLIDLCMEQAIDAKETTKDIGGSLGTKQTGQLFIQRMKAA; encoded by the coding sequence ATGAAAATTGTTGTTATTCCAGGGGATGGTATCGGTCCCGAAACCATGGCTGTCTGTACTCAAGTTTTAGAAGCAGTTTCAGATAAACTTCATCTTCAATTACAGCTAGTTCCTGAGATAGCCGGTCATGATAGTTTAAAAAAATATCAAGCAACTGTAACCCCAGAATTACTTGCTAAAGTAAAAGATGCTGATGGTCTCATGTTAGGACCAATGGCTACATTTGACTTCAAAGATGAATCAAAAGGTGAGATTAATCCTTCTAAATATTTTCGTAAGCAATTAGATTTATACGCCAATATTCGTCCTGCGAAAACTTTTCCAAATATTCCAACGCGTATGAATCCCTTTGACCTGGCTGTGGTTCGAGAAAATACAGAAGGGTTTTATGCAGATCGTAATGTAGAGTCAGGCAATAGTGAGATTTTGGTAACTCCAGAAGTCGGTATCGCTCTGCGAAGGATTACACGCCTATGTTGTGACCGAATTGCTAAATCAGCTTTTGAATTAGCGATGACAAGAAAAAAACATGTGTCGATAATTCACAAAGCAAATGTTTTAAGAATCACCGATGGCATGTTTATGGATAGTTGCTATAACGTCGCAAAAAACTACCCCGAAGTCACGGTTGATGAATTTATTGTAGATGCCATGATGGCTCACGTTGTTAGAAATCCTGAGCGTTTTGATACGATTGTGACGACAAATATGTTTGGTGATATTCTTTCCGATTTGACGGCGGAATTATCCGGCAGCCTTGGCTTAGGCGGATCTCTCAATGCTGGTGACTTATACGCGATGGGTCAAGCTGCGCATGGTTCCGCCCCTGATATTGCAGGAAAAGATATTGCCAATCCTTTTTCTCTCATTACCTCAGCAAGCATGCTCTTAAATTGGTTAGGGCAAAGACATCAACTGCCAACTTATATCCAAGCCGCAAAATTAATCGACTTATGTATGGAGCAAGCAATTGACGCTAAGGAAACGACTAAGGATATTGGTGGATCTCTTGGCACAAAACAAACTGGACAACTTTTTATTCAACGAATGAAAGCTGCTTAA
- a CDS encoding tripartite tricarboxylate transporter substrate binding protein, with protein sequence MKNILIGALFLIISPLSFGQAYPNKPVTIVVTYAPGGLGDLLARQLAEQLTLKTKQSFIVENKPGATGALGTRFVTKAKPDGYTLLLGQTGEMVINTLVSKDLGYDPYQDLKPVALIGEVPLTLVAPLNSPYNSLPEFIKLAKSQPNKFTYASSGTATPGHLAGASLAQLTGIEMIHAPYKGAGPAMTDILGGHVNIFFASTPSVIQFVEGNKLKALAVSSPKRTNVFPQLHTVTEDIGKEFSFTLWGGVFAPAETPEPILQSLNVLINQILNDPQFKKQFEKDGINIKPNTREEFAQFHRTELNNYKKNLQSLNLKLE encoded by the coding sequence TTGAAAAATATCCTGATTGGCGCCCTTTTCTTGATTATTAGTCCACTGAGTTTTGGGCAAGCATATCCAAATAAACCTGTCACCATTGTCGTAACCTATGCTCCTGGAGGTCTTGGTGATCTTTTAGCAAGACAGCTTGCTGAACAATTAACCCTTAAAACCAAACAATCTTTTATTGTTGAAAATAAACCTGGAGCGACGGGAGCTTTGGGGACGCGCTTTGTAACAAAAGCAAAACCAGATGGTTACACCCTCTTGCTGGGTCAAACTGGGGAAATGGTGATCAATACGCTTGTTAGTAAAGATTTAGGGTATGACCCTTATCAAGATCTCAAACCTGTTGCCCTCATTGGCGAAGTTCCATTAACCTTGGTTGCACCATTAAATTCTCCTTATAACTCTCTTCCAGAATTTATCAAACTGGCGAAATCACAACCTAATAAATTCACCTACGCCTCATCTGGAACTGCCACACCTGGTCATTTAGCTGGGGCATCTTTAGCGCAATTGACTGGTATTGAAATGATCCACGCTCCCTATAAAGGTGCTGGCCCAGCGATGACCGATATTTTAGGTGGACACGTCAATATATTTTTTGCTAGTACACCGTCTGTGATTCAATTTGTTGAAGGTAATAAATTAAAAGCACTCGCAGTTTCTTCACCAAAGAGAACCAATGTTTTTCCTCAACTTCATACTGTTACTGAAGATATTGGTAAAGAGTTTAGCTTTACTCTTTGGGGAGGTGTATTTGCTCCTGCAGAAACTCCAGAGCCAATTCTGCAATCCTTAAATGTACTGATCAACCAAATATTAAATGATCCTCAATTTAAAAAACAATTTGAAAAAGATGGCATTAACATCAAACCAAATACGCGTGAGGAGTTTGCTCAATTCCATCGCACCGAACTCAATAATTACAAAAAAAACCTTCAATCCCTCAACTTAAAATTAGAATAA
- a CDS encoding aldolase/citrate lyase family protein — MTIQNKQDENLLTNYFLQKLKNNELVSSMTVRMVKGIEIAQIAKTAGFDSIYIDLEHSSFSLETTSQICMAALSIGLAPFVRVPANTPEWISRVLDIGALGIIAPHIRSAKEAAEVVKFAKFPPMGERSAAGALPHLAYHSLPATKSYPILNVNTVVIVQFESQQALDQAEEIISTPGVDIVLIGTNDLTADMGIAGQYDHARVDEAYRLTINLCQKYGKWCGVGGLSSRPDLVEKYVKLGARYVSAGTDMAFLISIAAEKAKQIQKIEY, encoded by the coding sequence ATGACTATTCAAAATAAACAAGATGAAAATCTATTAACAAATTATTTTTTACAAAAATTAAAAAATAATGAATTAGTTTCGTCCATGACAGTACGGATGGTGAAGGGGATTGAAATTGCTCAAATAGCAAAAACAGCTGGTTTTGACTCGATTTATATTGATTTAGAGCATAGTAGTTTTTCTTTAGAAACCACCAGTCAAATTTGTATGGCCGCTTTAAGCATTGGATTAGCGCCATTCGTTCGGGTTCCAGCAAATACTCCTGAGTGGATTTCTAGGGTCTTAGATATTGGCGCTTTAGGCATCATAGCGCCGCATATTAGGTCAGCAAAAGAAGCTGCAGAAGTAGTCAAGTTTGCTAAATTTCCACCGATGGGTGAGAGATCTGCAGCAGGAGCATTACCGCACTTAGCTTACCATTCACTTCCCGCTACCAAGTCCTACCCCATCCTGAATGTTAATACGGTAGTCATTGTTCAATTTGAAAGTCAGCAAGCTCTTGATCAAGCGGAGGAAATCATTTCTACGCCAGGAGTTGATATTGTATTGATTGGCACAAATGATTTAACTGCTGATATGGGAATCGCTGGTCAGTATGATCATGCACGAGTAGATGAGGCATATCGTTTAACCATTAACTTATGTCAAAAATATGGTAAGTGGTGTGGCGTCGGGGGATTATCTTCTCGACCTGATTTAGTTGAAAAGTATGTCAAGCTAGGTGCAAGGTACGTTTCTGCAGGAACTGATATGGCTTTTTTAATATCAATCGCTGCAGAAAAAGCAAAACAAATTCAAAAAATTGAATATTAA
- a CDS encoding amidohydrolase family protein, with the protein MSFNPSEKVQFTAPAHACDAHFHVFGPAELYPYSSDLRYAPPHAPLEDYLQLAKHLGISRYVFVQPSAYGRDNSCMLDAMKIIGTKNCRGIVDIDENAPDALIASMNDLGVRGVRVNVSPVFPETSGLADQLKSRIEILAKRCSEIGWHLDFLLPGWLTAELMPVFQKLELPFSMAHMGMNLAKDGVDTPAFKNFLNLLKDPNQLAYAKFTGIYRMSKTPGFVDADPLAKAIIAAAPQQIIWGSDYPHLSFGEKSSVELFNLLGRWTDQESIRKLILEDNPARLFGF; encoded by the coding sequence ATGTCTTTTAATCCTAGTGAAAAGGTTCAATTTACTGCTCCAGCACATGCTTGTGATGCGCATTTTCATGTCTTTGGTCCAGCAGAGTTATATCCCTATAGCTCTGATTTACGTTATGCACCGCCACATGCTCCCCTTGAGGATTACCTTCAACTCGCAAAGCATTTAGGTATTTCAAGATATGTCTTTGTCCAACCGAGTGCCTACGGTCGCGACAATTCTTGTATGTTAGATGCCATGAAAATCATTGGTACCAAAAACTGCAGAGGCATTGTTGATATTGATGAAAATGCTCCAGATGCTCTAATAGCTTCTATGAATGATCTTGGAGTAAGGGGAGTTAGAGTCAATGTTAGCCCAGTTTTTCCAGAAACTTCAGGGCTTGCAGATCAACTAAAATCACGAATTGAAATTCTTGCTAAACGATGCTCTGAAATTGGTTGGCATTTGGATTTCTTATTACCTGGTTGGTTAACTGCAGAGTTAATGCCTGTTTTTCAAAAACTAGAGCTGCCTTTCTCTATGGCCCATATGGGTATGAATCTTGCAAAAGATGGTGTTGATACACCAGCCTTCAAAAACTTTTTAAATTTACTAAAAGACCCTAATCAACTCGCTTATGCAAAATTTACAGGCATTTACAGAATGTCAAAAACACCTGGGTTTGTTGACGCAGATCCTTTGGCAAAAGCGATTATTGCTGCAGCACCGCAACAAATTATTTGGGGAAGTGATTACCCTCACTTGTCATTTGGTGAAAAAAGCTCAGTGGAACTTTTTAACTTATTAGGACGCTGGACAGACCAAGAAAGTATCAGAAAGCTGATTTTAGAAGACAATCCAGCGCGTTTATTTGGTTTTTAA
- a CDS encoding tripartite tricarboxylate transporter substrate binding protein, which produces MKNLFRLTLLCFVALFSMSNIGYAQTNNWPNKVIKIVVPFAPGSFTDTAARVIGAEITKHTGQTVIIENKGGAGSTLGTDAVAKSAPDGYTFLLTDNSFAVSTALYEKLPYQPLKDITPVSLVADAPAVLVGRLNLPQKNLKEIVQAARSNPNGFNYGSGGIGSSAHLAMEAFLVQNNLKMTHIPFKGIASAIVDVVADRVDLAIGSVGSTAPFIRDGKLMGVAISGNQRHPLFPQVPTFAQAGFPNYKMTYWFGVLAPTGTPNDIIEKMHQEIVHAIQTPQVIEVFKNAGVNPTSNSPAEFSKMIRDESTMWSDIIKKSDIKANLN; this is translated from the coding sequence ATGAAAAACCTCTTTCGATTAACCTTACTCTGCTTTGTTGCTCTTTTTAGTATGTCAAACATTGGATATGCTCAAACCAACAATTGGCCAAATAAAGTAATTAAGATAGTTGTGCCCTTTGCGCCAGGCTCATTTACTGATACAGCAGCTAGAGTAATCGGTGCAGAAATTACTAAACATACTGGCCAAACGGTCATTATTGAAAATAAAGGTGGCGCTGGAAGCACGCTAGGTACTGATGCAGTAGCAAAGTCAGCGCCTGACGGATATACTTTTTTACTGACGGATAATTCATTCGCAGTATCAACCGCTCTATACGAAAAGTTGCCTTATCAGCCTTTAAAAGACATAACTCCCGTATCTTTAGTTGCTGATGCTCCAGCTGTTTTAGTAGGTCGTCTCAATTTACCTCAAAAAAACCTAAAAGAAATTGTGCAAGCGGCTCGTTCAAATCCAAATGGCTTTAACTATGGCTCTGGTGGTATTGGATCTTCAGCACATCTGGCAATGGAGGCATTCCTCGTTCAAAATAATCTTAAAATGACGCATATTCCCTTTAAAGGAATTGCTAGTGCGATTGTTGATGTTGTAGCTGATCGTGTAGATCTTGCGATCGGAAGTGTTGGCTCTACCGCTCCCTTTATTCGTGATGGAAAATTAATGGGTGTGGCTATTAGTGGTAATCAAAGACACCCTTTGTTTCCTCAAGTCCCCACCTTTGCACAGGCAGGTTTTCCAAACTATAAAATGACCTATTGGTTTGGGGTCTTGGCTCCAACGGGCACACCAAATGACATTATTGAAAAGATGCACCAAGAAATCGTTCATGCCATTCAAACTCCTCAGGTCATTGAGGTTTTCAAAAATGCGGGGGTAAATCCAACCTCCAACTCACCTGCCGAGTTCTCAAAAATGATCCGAGATGAAAGCACCATGTGGTCAGATATTATTAAAAAATCTGATATTAAAGCAAATCTCAATTAA
- a CDS encoding aspartate/glutamate racemase family protein — translation MNPSTNPLHVMLVVPENNTTMHQELLHWLPKGSSCEVVKVPRGKGLLTTESLPAYKISTIEVCEQAAKLDLDIVAYGCTAAGFILGPEGDREMAQRIGEVTGKPVVTTAYSMVQALQEIGAKNISLLTPYQDHVNDQLKLFLKSGGIEVRHFDSFYAQDVIALGQITAEQVAEKAKTLFSDDIDALFIACSQLPTQEVLHPLSLLLGKPVLSSIQVTAQYLNQHFS, via the coding sequence ATGAATCCATCTACAAATCCTCTTCATGTCATGTTAGTTGTTCCTGAAAATAATACGACAATGCACCAAGAGCTTTTACATTGGTTACCTAAAGGCTCATCTTGTGAAGTTGTTAAAGTTCCAAGAGGAAAAGGCTTACTCACCACAGAGTCACTACCTGCCTACAAAATCTCCACAATTGAAGTTTGTGAACAAGCTGCCAAACTTGATTTGGATATTGTTGCTTATGGTTGTACTGCGGCTGGATTTATTCTAGGTCCTGAGGGAGATCGTGAGATGGCACAGCGGATTGGAGAAGTTACAGGTAAGCCTGTTGTCACAACAGCCTACTCGATGGTCCAAGCCCTTCAAGAAATTGGTGCGAAAAATATCTCCTTACTGACACCCTATCAAGATCACGTCAATGATCAACTCAAACTGTTTCTCAAATCTGGCGGCATCGAAGTTCGACATTTCGATAGCTTTTATGCTCAGGATGTCATCGCGCTTGGACAAATCACCGCGGAACAAGTTGCAGAAAAGGCTAAAACTTTATTTTCTGATGATATAGATGCCCTTTTTATTGCTTGCTCACAATTACCGACCCAAGAAGTTCTTCATCCTCTATCATTACTCTTAGGCAAACCAGTCTTATCCTCCATACAAGTCACAGCTCAATACCTCAATCAACATTTCTCATAA
- a CDS encoding sialidase family protein produces MKSRVEVYAGTAGHSVWFSDDVGEKFVHPNSHSGMYLEARAWCFSSHLKQPQFLLCGTDMGLFQWDENLTRWKLLDSPMQDVWALAQAPDNPSIIFAGSRPAELYRSIDAGLTWGKIDILGLASFSKINMGPTRFTQILYDPIDTGMMWATVEIGGIFKSIDDGATWEEVSNGLISIDVHGICVTQIPNGTKIIYATTNQGLHRSTDNGANWEFVLLDSPWQYTRAIAIQKDDPSTIWLCNGNGPPGNNGKLLKSSDYGYTWTEVNLPQSLNSTPWCIAMHESNARLLFLCTNLGQLFKSIDKGITWEKLPHEFGELRALHWRTTEYSDDRPPHSMTIRRPPPTQS; encoded by the coding sequence ATGAAAAGCCGGGTTGAGGTGTATGCGGGCACTGCCGGTCATTCTGTATGGTTTAGCGATGATGTTGGTGAAAAATTTGTTCACCCCAATAGCCACTCCGGTATGTACCTTGAAGCGAGAGCATGGTGTTTTTCAAGCCACTTAAAACAACCCCAATTTTTACTTTGCGGCACAGACATGGGTTTATTTCAATGGGATGAAAATCTAACCCGCTGGAAACTTCTCGACAGTCCAATGCAAGATGTTTGGGCTTTAGCCCAGGCTCCAGATAATCCAAGCATCATTTTTGCTGGCTCAAGACCTGCTGAACTCTATCGATCGATAGACGCTGGTTTAACTTGGGGGAAAATTGATATTCTAGGTCTTGCCTCTTTTTCAAAAATTAATATGGGGCCAACCCGTTTTACTCAAATTTTATATGATCCAATAGATACTGGAATGATGTGGGCTACCGTTGAAATTGGTGGTATTTTTAAAAGTATTGATGATGGCGCTACCTGGGAAGAGGTTTCTAATGGCCTAATTTCAATTGATGTTCATGGTATATGTGTTACACAAATACCTAATGGTACAAAAATTATTTATGCAACAACGAATCAAGGTCTTCATCGCTCAACAGATAATGGCGCTAACTGGGAATTTGTTCTGTTAGATTCGCCATGGCAATATACCAGAGCAATTGCTATTCAAAAGGACGATCCTTCAACTATTTGGCTTTGTAACGGTAATGGCCCTCCAGGAAATAACGGAAAACTTCTTAAAAGCTCTGATTATGGATATACATGGACTGAAGTAAATTTACCTCAATCTCTTAATTCCACTCCCTGGTGTATTGCCATGCACGAATCCAATGCTAGACTACTATTCCTTTGTACCAACTTAGGGCAATTATTTAAAAGTATAGATAAAGGAATTACTTGGGAGAAGCTACCTCATGAGTTTGGTGAGTTACGCGCTCTTCATTGGCGTACGACTGAATATAGTGATGATCGACCGCCACATTCAATGACTATTCGTCGCCCCCCTCCAACACAATCATAA
- a CDS encoding tripartite tricarboxylate transporter substrate binding protein: MNCLKLLLQVFFSFFIGMVHVTSQAQTYPNKPIHIVIGFPPGGAIDTLGRVLAPKISKELGQPVVIDNKGGAGGVIGMQFVANAEPDGYTLFLGTLGNYSITPAMVKDLPYNVQKDFVPITQVASSPFIIFTNPQLPIKNVAELIGYAKANPGKVYFSSSGNGGLPHMAGEIFNEAAGTKIIHVPYKGSAPSITDVIGGQVQLTFEAIAIGLPYLKSGRLKGIATTDSKRLSILPEIPTVSESLPGFVLKNWFGLSAPKQTSSDKVQLIQKSILIAMKDPEVIKTMNDLGLEPVGDSPTEFAQFIRQETNRWQTVFAKGNIKLD; this comes from the coding sequence ATGAATTGCCTAAAATTACTACTTCAAGTTTTTTTTAGTTTTTTTATTGGTATGGTTCATGTCACATCTCAAGCACAAACCTACCCTAATAAGCCAATCCATATTGTGATTGGATTTCCGCCTGGCGGAGCGATTGATACTCTTGGCAGAGTATTAGCACCAAAAATATCTAAAGAGCTTGGCCAACCAGTAGTTATAGACAACAAGGGTGGCGCAGGAGGTGTTATTGGTATGCAATTTGTCGCCAATGCAGAACCTGATGGCTACACATTATTTTTAGGAACATTAGGTAATTACAGCATTACTCCTGCTATGGTGAAAGATTTGCCATATAACGTGCAAAAAGATTTTGTACCTATTACTCAGGTAGCCTCCTCGCCATTTATTATTTTTACCAACCCACAGTTGCCAATTAAAAATGTAGCTGAATTAATCGGATATGCAAAAGCAAATCCGGGTAAAGTATATTTTTCATCAAGTGGTAATGGTGGTTTACCACATATGGCTGGAGAAATTTTTAATGAAGCCGCTGGCACAAAAATAATTCATGTTCCTTACAAAGGAAGTGCGCCAAGTATTACTGATGTCATTGGTGGGCAGGTGCAATTAACTTTTGAAGCTATTGCAATTGGCTTACCTTACCTTAAATCTGGAAGATTAAAGGGAATAGCCACCACGGATAGTAAGCGTTTATCCATATTGCCAGAGATACCTACTGTTTCAGAGTCTCTTCCAGGATTTGTGTTGAAGAATTGGTTTGGACTTTCAGCACCAAAACAAACTTCATCAGATAAAGTTCAATTGATTCAAAAAAGTATTTTAATTGCGATGAAAGATCCTGAAGTAATTAAAACAATGAATGATTTAGGATTAGAACCTGTGGGAGATTCTCCAACAGAATTTGCGCAATTTATTCGTCAGGAGACAAATCGTTGGCAAACAGTATTTGCTAAAGGTAATATTAAATTAGATTAG
- the mtgA gene encoding monofunctional biosynthetic peptidoglycan transglycosylase has protein sequence MKSFLKIILGLFITIQLYFFVQVVWYLEFNPKETAFMHAEKNRLSSQSPPRLITKQWVPYEKISLSIKQAVIASEDANFTVHDGVDWDALEKAAKENVANGKIKRGGSTITMQLSKNLFLSAEQSYIRKAEEMLITGMLEVVLSKKRILEIYLNVAEWGVGIFGIEAAAKHYYGISASQLSPQQAAWLAAILPAPRRFDQMRNSPMASRKANILLYRMRMVSVP, from the coding sequence TTGAAAAGTTTTTTGAAAATTATTTTGGGTCTGTTCATTACCATTCAGTTATATTTTTTTGTGCAAGTGGTTTGGTACTTGGAGTTTAACCCCAAAGAAACCGCTTTTATGCATGCTGAAAAAAATCGTCTAAGTTCGCAAAGCCCGCCTCGTTTAATCACTAAGCAATGGGTGCCTTATGAAAAAATATCTTTATCTATTAAGCAAGCAGTGATTGCATCAGAGGATGCTAATTTTACAGTTCATGATGGAGTCGATTGGGATGCTTTAGAAAAAGCCGCGAAAGAAAATGTTGCAAATGGGAAAATCAAACGTGGAGGCTCAACCATTACGATGCAACTCAGCAAGAATTTGTTTTTATCTGCAGAACAAAGCTATATTAGAAAAGCAGAAGAAATGCTCATTACTGGAATGCTCGAAGTCGTTCTAAGTAAAAAACGTATTTTAGAAATCTATCTCAATGTCGCAGAATGGGGTGTTGGTATTTTTGGCATTGAAGCCGCAGCAAAGCATTATTATGGAATTTCAGCATCGCAGTTAAGTCCACAACAAGCGGCTTGGTTAGCTGCCATTCTGCCAGCGCCTAGAAGATTTGATCAAATGAGAAATTCCCCTATGGCATCTCGTAAAGCCAACATTCTGCTATATCGTATGCGCATGGTAAGTGTTCCATAG